The Thermoclostridium stercorarium subsp. stercorarium DSM 8532 genome contains a region encoding:
- the alr gene encoding alanine racemase, producing MRIKIGKEGRVLSFNYYRAWAEINLDNIAHNVREVAKRVGKMTEIMAVVKADAYGHGVFETVPTLLENGASRLAVSMLDEAIQLREFGIKVPILVLGYTEPSRAEDIIKYNITQTVFSHELAKALSDAAVKLGRQAKIHIKIDTGMGRVGFKPGYGAVKDVVRISELPGIIIEGLFSHFASADEADPEYTRLQFERFESIVQELNRIGILIPVKHIANSAAVIQYPNLHLNMVRPGIILYGLYPSDEVDRKLIDIRPAMELKAKVVHVKEVEEGTPISYGRTFVTKRKSRIATLPIGYADGFSRLLSNKGRVLIHGQYAPIVGTICMDQCMVDVTDIDGEVKTGDEAVIFGVQGNNRITVEEIAELCNTINYEVVCLIGKRIPRVYLRGGKVVNVVNYLRQTF from the coding sequence ATGCGAATAAAAATAGGGAAGGAAGGACGTGTTTTGAGCTTTAACTATTACAGGGCATGGGCTGAAATCAATTTGGACAATATAGCGCATAATGTAAGGGAAGTGGCAAAACGAGTAGGTAAAATGACTGAAATAATGGCGGTGGTTAAAGCCGATGCTTATGGCCATGGCGTGTTTGAAACGGTTCCCACTCTTTTGGAAAACGGAGCAAGCAGGCTTGCGGTTTCAATGCTGGACGAGGCAATCCAGTTAAGGGAGTTTGGTATAAAGGTTCCAATTCTGGTGTTAGGCTATACCGAACCGTCGAGAGCCGAAGATATTATTAAATATAACATTACACAGACGGTTTTTAGCCATGAGCTTGCAAAAGCTTTGTCCGATGCCGCGGTTAAGCTGGGCAGGCAGGCGAAAATACATATAAAAATAGACACCGGAATGGGCAGAGTAGGTTTTAAGCCCGGATACGGTGCGGTAAAAGACGTAGTTAGAATAAGCGAACTTCCGGGTATAATTATAGAGGGACTGTTCAGCCATTTTGCTTCGGCCGATGAAGCCGACCCGGAATATACGAGGCTCCAGTTCGAACGCTTTGAAAGCATTGTCCAGGAGCTTAACCGGATAGGAATATTAATTCCCGTGAAACATATTGCCAACAGTGCCGCTGTAATCCAATACCCAAACCTGCATCTGAACATGGTGCGGCCCGGCATAATTCTTTACGGACTGTATCCGTCCGACGAGGTGGACAGGAAACTTATTGACATCAGGCCGGCGATGGAGCTGAAGGCAAAGGTTGTGCATGTCAAGGAAGTGGAGGAAGGAACGCCGATAAGCTATGGCCGGACATTCGTGACAAAGCGGAAAAGCCGCATAGCGACATTGCCGATAGGGTATGCTGACGGTTTCTCAAGGCTTCTTTCAAACAAAGGCCGGGTGTTGATACATGGGCAGTATGCCCCTATCGTGGGGACGATCTGTATGGATCAGTGCATGGTTGATGTCACGGATATAGACGGGGAAGTGAAGACAGGAGATGAAGCGGTGATATTCGGTGTTCAGGGAAATAACAGGATAACCGTTGAAGAGATAGCGGAGCTTTGCAATACTATAAATTACGAGGTTGTATGTCTGATAGGAAAAAGGATCCCACGGGTTTATTTAAGAGGCGGAAAGGTTGTCAATGTGGTGAATTACCTCAGGCAAACTTTTTAA
- a CDS encoding ABC transporter ATP-binding protein, which produces MSKTLLDIKNLRLSFFTPAGEVKALNDVSISMQEGDVLGIVGESGSGKSVTASAIMGITAYPGKIIGGTIDFNGHRINEMSEKELRKIRGKEVSMIFQDPMTSLNPVYTIGNQIREVLRLHTDLSRKEIYERSVELLKLVGINEPEKRLKQYPHELSGGMRQRVMIAMALACEPKLLIADEPTTALDVTIQAQIIDLMTELKNKINMSIIMITHDLGIVASMCNRIAVMYAGKVVEEGTTDEIFYNPKHEYTKGLLRSIPKIDSEKHEKLIPIDGTPVDMLNPPAGCPFAPRCEKCMRICLKRMPEFTQITQTHKSACWMLQKESFERERRRENGQDNRKAN; this is translated from the coding sequence GTGAGTAAAACGTTATTGGATATAAAAAATTTAAGACTTTCTTTTTTCACCCCCGCAGGAGAGGTAAAAGCCCTGAACGACGTTTCCATCAGCATGCAGGAGGGAGACGTGCTGGGTATTGTGGGCGAGAGCGGAAGCGGGAAATCGGTTACCGCCTCGGCCATAATGGGGATTACCGCCTATCCGGGGAAAATCATCGGCGGGACAATAGATTTCAACGGACACCGTATAAATGAAATGTCGGAGAAAGAACTGAGAAAGATCCGCGGCAAGGAAGTAAGCATGATATTCCAGGATCCCATGACGTCGTTAAATCCCGTTTATACAATAGGTAATCAGATACGTGAGGTTTTAAGGCTGCATACCGATTTGAGCAGAAAGGAAATATACGAGCGTTCCGTGGAGTTGTTGAAACTGGTGGGAATAAACGAGCCTGAAAAGAGGCTGAAACAGTATCCCCATGAGCTTTCGGGGGGGATGCGCCAGAGGGTGATGATAGCCATGGCCCTGGCATGTGAGCCAAAGCTTTTGATCGCCGACGAGCCCACAACCGCTCTGGACGTTACGATACAGGCACAGATTATAGATTTGATGACAGAGCTTAAAAACAAGATAAACATGTCAATCATTATGATAACTCATGATCTTGGCATTGTCGCAAGCATGTGCAACCGGATAGCGGTGATGTATGCGGGAAAGGTCGTTGAGGAAGGCACCACCGACGAAATTTTTTATAACCCGAAACATGAATATACGAAGGGTCTTTTACGCAGTATACCGAAAATTGATTCAGAAAAGCACGAAAAACTTATACCCATTGACGGGACACCGGTGGACATGCTTAACCCTCCGGCGGGATGCCCGTTCGCTCCAAGGTGCGAAAAATGCATGAGGATTTGTCTGAAAAGGATGCCCGAGTTTACACAGATTACCCAGACCCATAAAAGCGCATGCTGGATGCTGCAGAAGGAATCTTTCGAACGGGAAAGGAGGCGCGAAAATGGACAGGACAACCGAAAAGCAAATTAG
- a CDS encoding peptide ABC transporter substrate-binding protein produces the protein MRKNLFLVSIVLITSILLSSCRTDNRQGQGGATPTPKPVELAVHVGSEPDTIDPTLNSASDVATMLIHMFEGLTTLDKNGTPVYAQAESHTVSDDGLTYTFKLREGLKWSDGKPLTAHDFVYSWNRAISPETGADYAYMFECIEGYNEGKLNVTAPDDRTLVVKLVAVTPYFLELCAFPAFFPVRQDIVEANPDTWTLKPETYIGNGPYMLEEWVHDSYILLKKNPNYWNASSITGPDKIRFMLMSDDNAIMAAFKNGEILFADSIPTDEIDAWKGRPEFNLQAQLGTYYISFNVTKPPLNNPMVRKALVLAVDREYIVKNIGKAGQQPAGAFVPTGLFDVDPTKEFREVGGNYYDPSGEAYEANLREAKKLLADAGYPNGEGIPTIEYIYNEGTGHQLIAEALQSMWKEIGINVTLTSQEWNTFLNTRKNGEYYMARNGWTADYNDPICFLDMWITGGGNNDAQWSNAEYDELIRRIKSSSDRKERIELMHKAEDILFDEWVVCPIYYYVDIYLKSEKLDGFYSSPLGYKYFMYTTIKE, from the coding sequence TTGAGAAAAAATCTGTTTCTTGTGTCCATTGTCCTTATAACAAGCATTCTGCTAAGTTCCTGCAGAACCGACAACCGGCAGGGGCAGGGAGGTGCCACACCCACTCCGAAACCTGTCGAGCTCGCAGTGCATGTCGGCTCGGAACCGGATACCATTGACCCTACACTGAATTCCGCTTCCGATGTGGCCACAATGCTGATCCACATGTTTGAAGGATTAACCACTCTTGACAAAAACGGCACTCCTGTTTATGCTCAGGCAGAATCCCATACTGTCAGCGACGACGGACTGACATACACTTTTAAACTACGTGAGGGACTTAAATGGAGCGACGGAAAACCTTTAACAGCCCATGATTTTGTATATTCATGGAACAGAGCGATTAGCCCCGAAACCGGCGCCGACTATGCCTATATGTTTGAATGTATCGAGGGCTATAACGAAGGAAAACTGAACGTTACCGCACCTGATGACAGGACGCTGGTTGTGAAACTGGTGGCGGTAACCCCGTATTTCCTTGAATTGTGCGCCTTCCCGGCATTTTTCCCCGTAAGGCAGGACATAGTCGAGGCAAACCCTGATACATGGACGCTTAAACCTGAAACGTATATTGGGAATGGACCGTACATGCTCGAGGAATGGGTGCATGATTCATACATTCTTTTAAAAAAGAACCCGAATTACTGGAATGCTTCTTCAATAACCGGACCCGACAAAATCCGGTTTATGCTGATGTCGGATGACAATGCCATTATGGCGGCATTTAAAAACGGCGAGATATTGTTTGCCGACTCTATACCAACTGACGAAATTGATGCATGGAAGGGAAGACCTGAATTTAATCTGCAGGCACAGTTGGGTACGTACTATATCAGTTTTAACGTAACCAAACCGCCGCTGAACAATCCCATGGTCAGAAAAGCCCTTGTACTCGCAGTAGACAGGGAATATATAGTGAAGAACATAGGAAAAGCCGGTCAGCAGCCTGCAGGCGCCTTTGTTCCCACCGGGCTTTTCGATGTGGATCCCACAAAGGAATTCCGTGAAGTTGGAGGTAACTATTACGATCCTTCAGGAGAAGCTTATGAAGCAAACCTGAGGGAGGCAAAAAAACTGCTTGCCGATGCCGGATACCCGAACGGGGAGGGCATTCCGACCATTGAATATATCTACAACGAGGGAACGGGACACCAGCTGATAGCCGAAGCTCTTCAGTCGATGTGGAAGGAAATAGGGATAAATGTAACGCTGACTTCACAGGAGTGGAACACTTTTTTGAATACGCGCAAAAACGGTGAATACTATATGGCGCGAAACGGCTGGACCGCCGATTACAATGATCCCATCTGTTTTCTTGACATGTGGATAACCGGCGGCGGAAATAATGACGCCCAATGGTCAAATGCGGAGTACGACGAGCTGATAAGGCGTATCAAGTCTTCTTCGGACAGGAAGGAACGAATTGAACTTATGCATAAAGCAGAAGACATACTTTTTGACGAATGGGTTGTGTGTCCTATTTACTATTACGTTGACATATATCTCAAGAGCGAAAAACTGGACGGTTTTTATTCCTCCCCCCTTGGATACAAGTACTTTATGTATACTACAATCAAAGAATGA
- a CDS encoding DUF3810 domain-containing protein, whose amino-acid sequence MNKKRKTVMLTLSAALLLTAQAVKRWASQNPQLVEKYFSRGIYPVSSKIQTSVANLFPFSLYELVIVILVIYGLYRIVRLVRSAFRREFIRELTGFFTLVILLFSIGIFLFQFLWNLNNYRLPLKDQLGLDVTGNSVEALADTYEALVLRANDIRRTLSDTGDTVRTGKKVKNILETAWEGYITLAEQYDLFHSQKVKVKGLIFSRIQTISGYTGVYSFITGEPNINTEPPLVTLPHTACHEIAHQMGITFEDEANYVAFLACKNHPDVLFQYSGYLSALTYTGNALYRNSPELYGEISGLLSESIKNDLREIRNFWHRYQKETATKIADRINETYLKSNNQPAGIQSYGKFVDLLIAHYLKNNSI is encoded by the coding sequence ATGAACAAAAAACGGAAAACAGTAATGCTGACGCTTTCGGCAGCGCTCCTGCTGACCGCGCAGGCTGTAAAAAGGTGGGCCTCACAAAATCCGCAGCTTGTTGAAAAATATTTTTCAAGGGGAATTTATCCTGTAAGTTCCAAAATCCAGACATCTGTTGCAAATCTCTTTCCCTTTTCTCTTTACGAATTAGTCATAGTAATTCTGGTCATTTACGGGTTATACAGGATCGTCAGGCTTGTCCGCTCTGCTTTCAGGCGGGAATTTATCAGGGAGTTAACCGGTTTTTTTACCCTTGTGATTTTGCTTTTTTCCATTGGCATTTTTCTTTTTCAGTTCTTATGGAATCTTAACAATTACCGTCTGCCGCTTAAAGATCAGCTGGGGCTTGACGTAACCGGTAACTCAGTGGAAGCCCTGGCTGACACCTATGAAGCCCTGGTTCTGAGGGCAAACGACATACGCCGGACACTCTCGGACACCGGGGATACCGTCAGGACCGGGAAGAAAGTGAAAAACATTCTCGAAACTGCATGGGAAGGATATATTACGCTGGCGGAGCAGTATGACCTTTTTCATTCACAAAAAGTGAAAGTGAAAGGCCTCATTTTCTCCCGCATACAGACAATATCCGGATACACGGGTGTTTACAGTTTCATTACCGGCGAGCCGAACATAAACACAGAACCGCCGCTTGTTACCCTTCCCCACACGGCATGTCATGAAATTGCGCATCAGATGGGAATTACCTTTGAAGACGAAGCCAATTACGTGGCATTTCTGGCATGTAAAAATCACCCCGACGTACTGTTTCAGTACTCGGGGTATCTTTCGGCATTAACCTATACCGGAAATGCTCTATACAGAAATTCGCCCGAACTGTACGGCGAAATTTCCGGGCTTCTAAGTGAAAGCATAAAAAACGACCTGCGGGAAATACGAAACTTCTGGCACAGGTATCAGAAAGAAACCGCAACGAAAATCGCCGACAGAATAAATGAGACCTACCTTAAAAGCAATAATCAGCCCGCAGGGATTCAAAGTTACGGAAAATTCGTTGATCTCCTTATAGCCCATTACCTTAAAAACAATTCCATTTAG
- a CDS encoding rubredoxin-like domain-containing protein, producing MKKLFKCTVCGFVYEGEEAPDYCPKCEQPKDKFVELSKEDADKIYASDRTNDIHMEIVELCMRIIKLCEEGIQINLDPPCVSLFNKAKKEAWIIKQRSKAELASHMNKGKF from the coding sequence ATGAAAAAACTGTTTAAATGTACGGTATGCGGTTTTGTATATGAAGGAGAAGAAGCTCCGGATTATTGTCCGAAATGCGAACAGCCGAAGGATAAGTTTGTGGAGCTGAGCAAGGAGGATGCCGATAAAATTTACGCTTCCGACCGCACAAACGACATCCATATGGAAATAGTTGAGCTCTGCATGAGAATAATCAAGTTATGTGAAGAAGGCATTCAGATCAATCTCGACCCGCCATGCGTATCCCTGTTTAACAAGGCAAAGAAGGAAGCATGGATAATCAAGCAGCGTTCTAAGGCAGAACTTGCAAGCCATATGAATAAAGGCAAATTCTGA
- a CDS encoding type II toxin-antitoxin system PemK/MazF family toxin gives MEIKRGDIFYADLSPVVGSEQGGVRPVLVIQNDVGNKYSPTIIVSAITSRLNKTKLPTHIEIPGEMYGLSKDSVILLEQIRTIDKRRLREKTGHLDENIMKKVNEALSTSFGLGTNYMQ, from the coding sequence ATGGAGATTAAAAGAGGGGATATCTTCTATGCGGATTTGAGTCCAGTAGTAGGTTCGGAACAAGGTGGTGTAAGGCCTGTGCTCGTTATCCAGAATGACGTGGGAAACAAATACAGTCCTACCATAATTGTTTCGGCAATAACATCGAGACTCAACAAAACCAAGCTTCCGACCCACATAGAGATACCTGGAGAAATGTATGGACTGAGCAAGGATTCGGTTATTTTACTGGAACAGATCAGGACGATTGACAAAAGAAGGCTGCGTGAAAAAACAGGCCATTTGGACGAAAACATCATGAAGAAAGTAAATGAAGCGCTAAGCACCAGTTTTGGCCTCGGAACCAATTATATGCAGTAG
- a CDS encoding FAD-dependent oxidoreductase, with the protein MDRKRIIRNLIVCVLFFLTFRFGILPIITGQELEKRIRKTSFSRNDNEYGLVVFGTEPEGIAAALSAARIGIETLVVTEDPDPGSYIKSAMITYTSPDYAVINKKKTNLNTGIYTELFGDTGGNFSYEDYIVTVRQMLAEEPNITVLYNAEFLSAETEANVVKSVSFRHDGMTETIKAPYFIDATENGDLLILCGVPYFVGSEDINVPNAFMPVEFNFVLSNVSWDDVQSISKHSQNLQDFKEVLSQYQKHSSRIRISNISIIGQPNDEVVISGIRVHQVNVANKELLNEAFNDALTEAKMLTAFLKTAFVPFENCSFKTGPAGFYIPEYRHFEGRYTLTVEDILENRNFPTKIVMATGPIDADKFISAELSEEYTYILGNPVVYSIPLECFISKNYDNLLMAGRKASFSSLAATSAGRMPVSITAGHALGVTAAYCYINDVTPVELCNADENVLEDYQKLLKRSGITLMDFDEKNPNEGHWAWPSVKELVKYGLVAGGPDNDYLFDVEAYQENLVTLIINLIVKAAPEKYSLKLDSRIRPYATENLLTGEKACEIVLKALDIPFEPGNACVTAKENNIIPDEIAGKITPESPVTMDCVYVLTTRVVDLLKQ; encoded by the coding sequence ATGGACAGGAAACGTATAATACGGAACTTAATAGTTTGTGTGCTGTTTTTTCTGACTTTCAGGTTTGGAATCCTCCCTATTATAACAGGTCAGGAGCTTGAAAAACGGATACGGAAAACCAGTTTTTCAAGGAATGATAACGAATACGGGCTGGTTGTATTCGGAACCGAGCCCGAAGGAATTGCGGCAGCACTGTCTGCGGCAAGGATCGGAATAGAAACACTGGTGGTGACCGAGGACCCGGATCCCGGAAGTTATATAAAGTCTGCAATGATTACATACACTTCTCCTGACTATGCGGTTATAAACAAAAAGAAAACAAACCTAAATACCGGTATATATACCGAGCTGTTCGGAGACACGGGCGGGAATTTTTCATACGAGGATTATATCGTTACCGTGAGGCAGATGCTTGCGGAAGAGCCTAATATCACGGTTTTGTATAATGCCGAATTTTTGTCTGCCGAAACAGAGGCAAACGTGGTAAAGTCGGTTTCGTTCCGGCATGACGGAATGACTGAAACAATAAAAGCCCCTTATTTCATAGACGCTACGGAGAACGGGGATTTGCTGATTCTGTGCGGGGTTCCGTATTTTGTCGGCTCCGAGGACATAAATGTACCGAATGCGTTTATGCCTGTGGAGTTTAATTTTGTATTATCAAACGTTTCGTGGGACGATGTTCAGAGTATCAGCAAGCACAGTCAGAATTTGCAGGATTTTAAGGAGGTTTTAAGCCAGTATCAGAAACACAGCAGCAGAATAAGGATTTCAAATATCAGCATTATAGGCCAGCCCAATGATGAAGTGGTCATAAGCGGAATACGCGTGCATCAGGTAAATGTCGCCAACAAAGAACTGTTAAACGAAGCCTTTAATGACGCATTAACCGAGGCTAAAATGCTTACCGCATTTCTTAAGACCGCTTTTGTACCGTTTGAAAACTGTTCGTTCAAGACAGGACCTGCCGGTTTCTATATTCCTGAATACAGGCATTTTGAAGGCAGGTACACGCTGACTGTCGAAGACATTCTCGAGAACAGGAATTTTCCCACAAAAATAGTAATGGCGACGGGGCCGATAGATGCCGACAAATTTATAAGTGCCGAATTGTCGGAAGAATACACGTATATACTTGGAAATCCAGTGGTTTACAGCATTCCCCTCGAATGTTTCATTTCGAAAAATTATGACAACCTGCTTATGGCGGGACGAAAGGCTTCCTTTTCCTCGCTTGCTGCAACGAGCGCGGGCAGAATGCCGGTAAGTATTACCGCCGGACATGCCCTTGGAGTAACTGCGGCATACTGTTATATTAACGATGTAACTCCTGTCGAACTGTGCAATGCGGATGAAAATGTGCTTGAGGATTATCAGAAGTTGCTGAAAAGATCGGGAATAACCCTTATGGATTTTGACGAGAAGAACCCAAATGAAGGGCACTGGGCATGGCCGTCGGTGAAGGAGCTTGTTAAATACGGCCTTGTGGCAGGCGGGCCGGATAATGACTACCTCTTTGATGTGGAAGCATATCAGGAAAACCTTGTAACATTAATTATAAATCTGATTGTAAAGGCGGCACCGGAAAAGTATTCGCTGAAGCTTGACAGCCGTATAAGGCCTTATGCCACCGAGAACTTGCTTACCGGAGAGAAAGCCTGTGAAATAGTGCTGAAAGCGCTGGATATTCCGTTTGAGCCCGGAAATGCATGTGTTACGGCGAAGGAAAATAACATCATCCCCGATGAAATTGCAGGGAAAATAACCCCTGAATCCCCGGTTACGATGGATTGTGTATATGTACTTACAACGCGCGTGGTTGACCTCCTGAAACAGTAA
- a CDS encoding NAD(P)H-hydrate dehydratase yields MKLATPAQMKEIDEIAIKKFGIPGIILMENAALNVVKAAAGMLRECGSAKITLIAGKGNNGGDAFAAARHLMKKFDVTVISLAERDKVSGDAGVFLNILEKLNADIRYCTNSHSAGELKEIINGSDLIIDGIFGTGIRGEIKGFYADVISIINESGKRVLSIDIPSGIDGETGQICSIAVKAEKTVTFSLPKPGLYQYPGREYSGDIVIADIGIPPQAIEQAAIAGELLDEDFLLRYIPERPADGHKGTFGKVMIITGSKGMTGAGTLAALSAFKTGTGLVYLAVPQSLSPIYGTTVPEAVLIPLKDNDGIISDTETDFLLNRAAGMDTVVIGPGLSAAPEIQRLVNGFVADCPVPVVIDADALNVLDIEVLKKRKAPAILTPHPGEFSRLCGLSTESVQKDRCRKAIELSKNTGAVVVLKGAGTVIACPDGKYYINTSGHNCLAVAGSGDVLAGMIGSFAGMRVTPEMAACLGVFIHGRCGEVLAGKSYGQAGYRAGEIPPVIPYVIGNMLWKRHAEERLHKIFQSCE; encoded by the coding sequence ATGAAACTGGCGACACCCGCTCAGATGAAAGAAATCGATGAAATTGCGATAAAAAAATTCGGAATTCCGGGTATAATCCTGATGGAAAATGCGGCGCTGAACGTGGTAAAAGCCGCAGCCGGGATGCTTCGGGAATGCGGTTCTGCAAAAATAACCCTTATAGCAGGAAAGGGAAATAACGGCGGGGACGCTTTCGCCGCCGCAAGACATTTGATGAAAAAGTTTGACGTGACGGTAATATCTCTCGCAGAACGGGATAAAGTATCCGGCGATGCCGGAGTGTTCCTGAATATTCTGGAGAAGCTGAATGCCGACATTAGGTATTGTACAAATTCCCATTCGGCTGGAGAATTAAAGGAGATTATAAACGGTTCGGATCTTATCATAGACGGTATTTTCGGAACAGGAATTCGCGGGGAAATAAAAGGATTTTATGCCGATGTTATCTCGATAATAAACGAAAGCGGAAAAAGAGTGCTTTCAATAGACATTCCTTCAGGGATTGACGGGGAAACCGGGCAGATTTGCAGTATAGCTGTTAAGGCCGAAAAAACCGTTACTTTTTCGTTGCCAAAGCCCGGGCTTTATCAGTATCCCGGCAGGGAGTATTCGGGTGATATTGTCATCGCCGATATCGGTATACCCCCACAGGCGATAGAACAGGCTGCCATTGCGGGCGAACTTCTCGATGAAGATTTTCTGCTTCGGTATATTCCGGAAAGACCCGCAGACGGGCATAAAGGTACATTTGGAAAGGTAATGATCATAACCGGCTCTAAAGGAATGACGGGAGCTGGTACGCTTGCCGCGTTATCGGCTTTCAAAACAGGCACCGGCCTTGTATATCTGGCCGTGCCGCAGTCTCTTTCGCCAATTTACGGAACCACTGTTCCGGAAGCGGTTTTAATCCCGCTGAAAGACAACGACGGGATTATATCGGATACCGAAACTGATTTTCTTCTAAACAGAGCGGCAGGCATGGACACTGTGGTTATAGGACCGGGTTTGTCCGCTGCGCCGGAAATACAGCGGCTTGTAAACGGTTTTGTTGCCGACTGCCCGGTACCTGTTGTGATAGACGCCGACGCGCTTAACGTGCTGGACATTGAAGTGCTGAAAAAACGAAAAGCCCCTGCAATACTTACACCCCATCCCGGGGAATTTTCACGGCTCTGCGGGTTAAGTACCGAAAGCGTGCAGAAGGACAGATGCAGGAAAGCCATAGAACTGAGCAAGAACACCGGTGCCGTGGTGGTGTTGAAAGGCGCGGGAACGGTTATAGCATGTCCCGACGGGAAATATTATATTAACACGAGCGGCCATAATTGCCTTGCGGTTGCAGGCTCGGGGGATGTCCTTGCGGGCATGATAGGCTCGTTTGCGGGTATGCGTGTGACCCCGGAAATGGCCGCGTGCCTTGGCGTATTCATTCATGGCAGATGCGGGGAAGTGCTTGCCGGAAAAAGCTACGGCCAGGCGGGTTACAGGGCGGGTGAAATTCCGCCCGTCATACCTTATGTGATTGGGAATATGCTTTGGAAAAGGCATGCAGAGGAAAGGCTTCATAAAATCTTTCAATCATGCGAATAA
- a CDS encoding ABC transporter ATP-binding protein, with protein MDRTTEKQIRIPAHPLVEVRNLKQYFPVKNGLFGKKYIKAVDDVSFYINKGETLGLVGESGCGKTTTGRTLLRLYEPTGGRIIYDGVDITKADMKPYRRKMQIVFQDPYASLDPRMTVGDIIGEPIDINKLAGSKKERNDMIMEMLNKVGLSSEHASRYPHEFSGGQRQRIGIARALAVNPEFIVCDEPISALDVSIQAQIVNMFEELQEKMGLTYLFIAHDISIVKHISNRIGVMYLGKLVELAESHELVFHNVHPYTKTLISAVPIPDPVSGRNKKRIILDGDVPSPLNPPGGCPFRTRCPYADERCSAEEPKLTEISKGHYAACHYIK; from the coding sequence ATGGACAGGACAACCGAAAAGCAAATTAGAATTCCGGCGCACCCTTTAGTGGAAGTCCGGAATTTAAAGCAGTATTTTCCTGTAAAAAACGGTCTTTTCGGCAAAAAATACATTAAAGCCGTTGATGACGTATCCTTTTATATAAACAAGGGTGAAACCCTTGGACTTGTAGGTGAGTCGGGATGCGGGAAAACAACCACCGGAAGGACGCTGCTGCGCCTCTATGAGCCCACCGGTGGCAGAATTATTTATGACGGCGTGGATATAACAAAGGCTGACATGAAGCCTTACCGCCGGAAAATGCAGATTGTGTTCCAGGATCCGTACGCTTCTCTTGATCCGAGAATGACCGTAGGCGATATAATAGGTGAACCCATTGATATTAATAAACTGGCGGGTTCAAAAAAGGAAAGAAACGACATGATTATGGAAATGCTGAATAAGGTGGGCTTAAGCAGTGAACATGCCAGTCGCTATCCTCACGAATTTTCGGGAGGGCAAAGGCAGAGGATTGGCATTGCCCGGGCTTTGGCGGTCAATCCCGAGTTTATTGTCTGCGACGAGCCCATATCGGCCCTTGACGTGTCGATACAGGCCCAGATAGTAAACATGTTCGAGGAACTGCAGGAAAAAATGGGTCTGACATATCTTTTTATTGCTCATGATATTTCAATTGTGAAGCATATCAGCAACAGGATAGGCGTAATGTACCTCGGAAAACTTGTGGAGCTTGCCGAAAGCCATGAACTTGTGTTCCATAACGTGCATCCGTATACCAAAACGCTTATATCCGCCGTCCCGATACCCGATCCGGTATCCGGCAGAAATAAGAAAAGAATTATTCTTGACGGGGATGTACCAAGCCCGTTAAATCCGCCCGGAGGATGCCCTTTCCGCACCCGCTGTCCTTACGCTGATGAACGCTGCAGCGCGGAGGAACCTAAGCTGACCGAAATAAGCAAAGGCCATTACGCCGCCTGCCATTATATAAAATAA